In Sphingomonas phyllosphaerae, one DNA window encodes the following:
- a CDS encoding nucleotidyltransferase family protein: MIAVEDTVLILLAAGRSDRFGAGNKLDEQFLARPLGLHVAVALEDMPFRERLVVVDGCTIDYAAHHFSVLHNEVPDRDMASSVRMGVDCARAHDAAAVLIALADMPRVTAAHIYRLFDAAADLDGQAVVASSDGTTPRPPVLFGRDRFEEVLAITGDQGARDLIQSGRHVVANAAELIDVDTREDLERLRELVHAPEALMRPDSHLLRAGSSEERQAAIDSLG, translated from the coding sequence ATGATCGCCGTTGAAGACACCGTGCTGATCCTGCTGGCCGCCGGCCGTTCCGACCGGTTCGGCGCGGGCAACAAGCTGGATGAGCAGTTCCTCGCCCGTCCGCTGGGGCTGCATGTCGCGGTCGCGCTGGAGGACATGCCGTTTCGCGAGCGGCTGGTGGTCGTCGATGGCTGCACCATCGATTATGCCGCGCATCATTTCAGCGTGCTGCACAATGAAGTGCCGGATCGTGACATGGCATCATCGGTGCGGATGGGGGTGGATTGCGCGCGCGCGCACGATGCGGCGGCGGTGCTGATCGCGCTGGCCGACATGCCGCGCGTGACGGCCGCGCACATCTACCGCCTGTTCGACGCGGCCGCTGATCTGGATGGTCAGGCGGTGGTGGCGTCGAGCGACGGGACGACGCCGCGCCCGCCGGTGCTGTTCGGACGCGACCGGTTCGAGGAAGTGCTGGCGATCACCGGCGATCAGGGCGCACGCGACCTGATCCAGTCGGGGCGGCATGTCGTCGCCAACGCCGCCGAGCTGATCGATGTTGACACGCGCGAGGATCTGGAGCGGTTGCGCGAACTGGTCCATGCGCCGGAAGCGTTGATGCGCCCCGATTCCCACCTGCTGCGTGCAGGGTCGAGCGAGGAACGTCAGGCGGCGATCGACAGCCTCGGCTGA
- a CDS encoding acetyl/propionyl/methylcrotonyl-CoA carboxylase subunit alpha — protein sequence MFKKILVANRGEIACRVFRTAKKMGIATVAVYSDADARSPHVLMADEAVRLGPAPAADSYLKADLILLAARETGADCIHPGYGFLSERESFARACADAGIAFVGPPPNAIAAMGDKIESKKLAKAAGVNVVPGYLGEIADTDEAVRIAAEIGFPVMMKASAGGGGKGMRLAWSEQDVRDGFEATKREGLASFGDDRVFIEKFIESPRHIEIQLLGDQHGNIVYLNERECSIQRRHQKVVEEAPSPFVTPQMRRAMGEQAVALARAVGYYSAGTVELIVSGADPTGESFYFLEMNTRLQVEHPVTEEITGLDLVEQMIRVAAGEKLSFGQDDVRLDGWSIENRVYAEDPYRGFLPSIGRLVRYAPPAQSPSPSGEGLGVGEVSPRPALADTPHPNPSPKGEGLVRVRVDDGVAEGGEVSMFYDPMIAKLVTWAPTREAAIDAQVAALDAFTIQGPGTNLHFLSALMQHPRFRSGEITTGFIAEEYPDGFHGAPASLALKTTLAAVGAVAAHAQVTRARLVDGQLGHVLSAPADWVARVDGQDHHITIRDGRVTVDGTPLDATIGYAPGARTAQVDGDNPLTVAIAKGRDGFTLTARGARHKVRVLPAHVAPYAAHLIEKVPPDLSKFLIAPMPGLLVRLDVAKGDRVEAGQPLAVVEAMKMENILRAEKSGTVAAVQAQAGDSLAVDQVILELE from the coding sequence TTGTTCAAGAAGATCCTGGTCGCCAACCGCGGCGAGATCGCGTGCCGGGTGTTCCGCACCGCCAAGAAGATGGGCATCGCCACCGTCGCGGTCTATTCGGACGCCGACGCGCGTAGCCCGCATGTCCTGATGGCGGACGAGGCGGTGCGGCTCGGGCCGGCACCGGCGGCGGACAGCTATCTCAAGGCCGACCTGATCCTGCTCGCCGCCAGGGAAACCGGCGCGGACTGCATCCATCCCGGCTATGGCTTCCTCTCCGAACGCGAGAGCTTCGCGCGCGCCTGCGCCGACGCCGGGATCGCCTTCGTCGGCCCGCCGCCCAACGCGATCGCCGCGATGGGTGACAAGATCGAATCGAAGAAGCTCGCCAAGGCGGCGGGAGTCAATGTCGTCCCCGGCTATCTCGGCGAGATCGCCGACACCGACGAGGCGGTGCGGATCGCCGCCGAGATCGGCTTCCCGGTGATGATGAAGGCCAGCGCTGGCGGCGGCGGCAAGGGGATGCGGCTGGCGTGGAGCGAGCAGGACGTCCGCGACGGCTTCGAGGCGACCAAGCGCGAGGGACTGGCGTCGTTCGGCGACGACCGCGTGTTCATCGAGAAGTTCATCGAAAGCCCGCGCCATATCGAGATCCAGCTGCTCGGCGACCAGCACGGCAACATCGTCTACCTCAACGAGCGCGAATGCTCGATCCAGCGCCGCCACCAGAAGGTCGTGGAGGAAGCGCCGTCACCGTTCGTTACGCCACAGATGCGCCGCGCGATGGGCGAGCAGGCCGTCGCGCTCGCGCGCGCGGTCGGCTATTACAGCGCGGGCACGGTCGAGCTGATCGTCTCGGGCGCTGACCCGACCGGCGAAAGCTTCTACTTCCTCGAGATGAATACCCGGCTGCAAGTCGAGCATCCGGTGACCGAGGAGATCACCGGGCTCGATCTGGTCGAACAGATGATCCGCGTCGCGGCCGGCGAAAAGCTGTCGTTCGGTCAGGACGATGTGCGGCTCGACGGCTGGTCGATCGAAAATCGCGTCTATGCCGAAGACCCGTACCGCGGCTTCCTCCCGAGCATCGGCCGGCTGGTGCGCTACGCGCCGCCGGCGCAATCCCCCTCCCCTTCAGGGGAGGGGCTAGGGGTGGGGGAAGTCTCACCGAGACCGGCGCTCGCGGACACGCCCCACCCCAACCCCTCCCCCAAGGGGGAGGGGCTTGTGAGGGTCCGCGTCGACGACGGTGTCGCCGAGGGTGGCGAGGTCAGCATGTTCTACGACCCGATGATCGCCAAGCTCGTCACCTGGGCGCCGACCCGAGAGGCCGCGATCGACGCGCAGGTCGCCGCGCTCGACGCGTTCACGATTCAAGGGCCGGGGACGAACCTGCATTTCCTGTCGGCGCTGATGCAGCACCCGCGCTTCCGCTCGGGCGAGATCACCACCGGCTTCATCGCCGAGGAATATCCCGACGGCTTCCACGGTGCGCCCGCCAGCCTGGCGCTCAAGACGACGCTCGCCGCGGTCGGCGCGGTCGCGGCGCATGCACAGGTGACGCGCGCACGGCTGGTTGACGGGCAGCTCGGCCATGTCCTGTCCGCACCCGCCGACTGGGTGGCGCGCGTCGATGGCCAGGATCATCACATCACGATCCGCGATGGCCGCGTGACCGTCGACGGCACCCCGCTCGACGCGACGATCGGATACGCCCCCGGCGCACGCACCGCGCAGGTCGACGGCGACAACCCGCTGACCGTCGCGATCGCCAAGGGTCGCGACGGCTTCACGCTCACCGCGCGCGGCGCACGCCACAAGGTCCGCGTGCTGCCCGCGCATGTCGCGCCTTATGCCGCGCATCTGATCGAGAAGGTCCCGCCCGACCTGTCGAAATTCCTGATCGCGCCGATGCCGGGGCTGCTCGTCCGCCTCGACGTGGCGAAGGGCGACCGGGTCGAGGCCGGGCAGCCGCTGGCGGTGGTCGAGGCGATGAAGATGGAGAACATTCTGCGCGCCGAGAAATCCGGCACCGTCGCCGCGGTGCAGGCGCAGGCCGGCGACAGTCTGGCGGTCGATCAGGTCATTCTCGAGCTGGAATGA
- a CDS encoding diguanylate cyclase encodes MTNPGTNVSKSLFEMALDALPDGVVLIDADRRVIYSNAALIRQWGVPEEIAATRDEHLMLGYACQQLIDPAQFLSEVDRVTPTNEPVEDELLLRDGRILMRRSVPFVTDGVFAGRLWVFSDVTEARSARLDPLCGIPNRRAYSIDFPAFAEAAPDGSVRSVGIVDVDNFKAYNDLYGHAAGDLVLRQIGALLRKRIGHVDDLAFRIGGEEFLIACRVAEEGDAVAFFEALRAAVAGLDLTHEGNAPHGKVTISIGVGTFREPQPANDLFSHVDAALYRAKRDGRNRIERAGMAAVHASG; translated from the coding sequence ATGACCAATCCCGGAACCAACGTCAGCAAGTCGCTCTTCGAGATGGCGCTCGACGCGCTGCCCGACGGCGTGGTGTTGATCGATGCCGATCGGCGGGTGATCTACAGCAACGCCGCGCTGATCCGCCAATGGGGCGTCCCCGAGGAGATCGCCGCGACCCGCGACGAGCATCTGATGCTGGGCTATGCGTGCCAGCAACTTATCGACCCTGCGCAGTTCCTGAGCGAAGTGGATCGTGTCACCCCGACGAACGAGCCGGTCGAGGACGAATTGCTGCTGCGCGACGGACGGATCCTGATGCGCCGCAGCGTGCCGTTCGTCACCGATGGCGTGTTCGCGGGGCGGCTGTGGGTGTTCTCCGACGTGACCGAGGCGCGCTCGGCGCGGCTCGACCCGCTATGCGGCATTCCCAATCGGCGCGCATATTCGATCGACTTTCCCGCCTTCGCCGAAGCCGCGCCCGACGGCAGCGTGCGATCGGTGGGGATCGTCGATGTCGATAATTTCAAGGCGTATAACGACCTTTATGGCCATGCCGCGGGCGATCTGGTGCTGCGCCAGATCGGCGCGTTGCTGCGCAAGCGGATCGGACATGTCGACGATCTGGCGTTCCGGATCGGCGGTGAGGAGTTCCTGATCGCGTGCCGCGTCGCGGAGGAAGGCGATGCGGTCGCGTTCTTCGAGGCGTTGCGCGCTGCGGTCGCCGGCCTCGACCTGACGCATGAAGGCAATGCGCCGCACGGCAAGGTGACGATCTCGATCGGGGTCGGCACCTTCCGCGAGCCGCAGCCCGCCAACGATTTGTTCAGCCATGTCGACGCCGCCTTGTATCGCGCCAAGCGCGACGGGCGGAACCGGATCGAGCGCGCGGGAATGGCGGCGGTGCACGCTTCGGGGTGA
- a CDS encoding efflux transporter outer membrane subunit — translation MRRVLLCTTMALAAAGCTVGPDYRPPAAAELAVPAGYSVRAAPTPEDLTRWWQRFDDPVLGQLVEQASAANTDVAQAVARLRQAREALVQSRADLLPTLSGNTGYSRSETLRGGGQTITLPDGTVQNIGGGGGANNFSVGGSASYQLGLFGEVRRTIEASRAQYEASGFDYAAALLTVQQETARNYILARLYQQQLANARASLALQEDNLEIAGFRLQAGLVSSLDQEQARQQRAQTAATIPTLEQQYNAAVSRLGVLTAQAPGALKPLLAAVRAIPTGTPPAGIGIPADVLRQRPDVRGAERALAAATAQIGVAQAALYPNFTFSGNINARANTVGSLLDTVTGGLFAGLTQAIFNGGRLRSQVRGQEAAADAALAAYKGTVLTALEDVENAVVALDTADRRERELAVAYEAAGNAALLSREQYRSGLSDFTTLSQQEATLLTTRNSAAQARADEATALVQLFAALGGGWDSTTVPTAPPRVAAAPTLAQPAPTPAPTDGNP, via the coding sequence ATGAGGCGCGTTCTTCTCTGCACGACGATGGCGCTGGCGGCGGCCGGCTGCACCGTCGGCCCCGATTATCGTCCGCCCGCCGCCGCCGAGCTGGCGGTGCCCGCCGGCTATTCGGTGCGCGCCGCGCCGACGCCCGAGGATCTGACGCGCTGGTGGCAGCGGTTCGACGATCCGGTGCTCGGGCAGTTGGTCGAACAGGCATCGGCCGCGAACACCGATGTCGCACAGGCGGTCGCCCGGCTGCGGCAGGCGCGCGAGGCGCTGGTGCAGAGCCGCGCCGACCTGCTGCCGACGCTCAGCGGCAACACCGGCTACAGCCGCTCGGAGACGCTGCGCGGCGGCGGGCAGACGATCACGCTCCCCGACGGCACGGTCCAGAACATCGGCGGCGGCGGCGGCGCGAACAATTTCTCGGTCGGCGGCAGCGCCTCCTATCAGCTCGGCCTGTTCGGCGAGGTGCGCCGCACGATCGAGGCGAGCCGCGCGCAATATGAGGCGTCGGGCTTCGACTATGCCGCCGCGCTGCTGACCGTCCAGCAGGAAACCGCGCGCAACTATATCCTCGCGCGGCTCTACCAGCAGCAACTCGCCAATGCGCGCGCCAGCCTGGCGTTGCAGGAGGACAATCTCGAGATCGCCGGCTTCCGGTTGCAGGCCGGCCTCGTCTCGTCGCTCGATCAGGAGCAGGCGCGGCAGCAGCGCGCCCAGACCGCGGCGACGATCCCGACGCTCGAACAGCAATATAACGCCGCCGTCTCGCGGCTCGGCGTGCTGACCGCGCAGGCGCCCGGCGCGCTCAAGCCGTTGCTCGCCGCGGTGCGCGCAATCCCGACCGGAACGCCGCCTGCCGGGATCGGCATCCCCGCCGACGTGCTCCGCCAGCGCCCCGACGTGCGCGGCGCCGAGCGCGCGCTCGCCGCCGCCACCGCGCAGATCGGCGTCGCGCAGGCCGCGCTCTACCCGAACTTCACGTTCAGCGGGAACATCAACGCGCGCGCCAATACGGTCGGCTCGCTGCTCGACACCGTGACGGGCGGGCTGTTCGCGGGGCTGACGCAGGCGATCTTCAACGGCGGCCGGCTGCGCAGCCAGGTGCGCGGGCAGGAGGCGGCCGCCGATGCCGCGCTCGCCGCCTACAAGGGGACCGTCCTCACCGCGCTGGAGGATGTCGAGAACGCCGTCGTCGCGCTCGACACCGCCGACCGCCGCGAGCGCGAGCTGGCCGTCGCCTATGAAGCCGCCGGTAACGCCGCGCTGCTGTCGCGCGAACAGTATCGGAGCGGCTTGAGCGACTTCACGACGCTCAGCCAGCAGGAAGCGACGCTGCTCACCACCCGCAACAGCGCGGCACAGGCGCGCGCCGACGAGGCAACCGCGCTGGTCCAGCTCTTCGCCGCGCTCGGCGGCGGCTGGGACAGCACGACCGTGCCGACCGCCCCGCCGCGCGTCGCCGCCGCGCCGACGCTCGCCCAACCCGCCCCGACGCCAGCCCCTACGGACGGAAATCCCTGA
- a CDS encoding ABC transporter permease — MFGTTLLLALRSIRRHILRSFLTILGIVIGVGAVVTMVTLGKATTAAVQSQIAALGTNILQIRPGQGFGRGGGGPRPPDFTPEDVTAIATQIAGVTAVAPQAQASATAIYEGANWSTTINGTTAAYFQVQPWPLASGRYWTTPEEQAGKAVCIIGNTVRQNLFRGGEAVGERFRLGDVSCDVIGTLSTRGQAGFGGDQDDVVIMPIKAVQRRFTGNRDIRLMLVGVDQRYQTAGVQSAITDLLRERRTITDGREDNFNIFDTKQISDTLTGTTTALTRIVAAVAAISLVVGGIGIMNIMLVSVTERTREIGIRLAIGAVANEVLLQFLVEAVVLSCLGGLIGLVIAQAVIAGLTPLLDVPWTFDPQINMIAFAISAVIGVVFGYFPARRAAALNPIDALRHE; from the coding sequence ATGTTCGGCACCACGCTCCTTCTCGCGCTGCGCTCGATCCGACGCCACATCCTGCGCTCGTTCCTGACGATCCTCGGCATCGTCATCGGCGTCGGCGCGGTGGTGACGATGGTGACGCTCGGCAAGGCGACCACCGCGGCGGTGCAGTCGCAGATCGCCGCGCTCGGCACCAACATCCTCCAGATCCGCCCCGGACAGGGCTTTGGCCGCGGCGGCGGCGGCCCACGCCCGCCCGACTTCACCCCCGAGGACGTGACCGCGATCGCGACCCAGATCGCCGGCGTCACCGCGGTCGCCCCGCAGGCGCAGGCCAGCGCGACCGCGATCTACGAGGGCGCGAACTGGTCGACGACGATCAACGGCACCACCGCCGCCTATTTCCAGGTTCAGCCGTGGCCGCTCGCCAGCGGGCGCTACTGGACCACGCCCGAGGAACAGGCCGGCAAGGCGGTGTGCATCATCGGCAATACCGTCCGCCAGAACCTGTTCCGCGGCGGCGAGGCGGTCGGCGAGCGCTTCCGGCTCGGCGATGTCAGCTGCGACGTGATCGGCACGCTCAGCACGCGCGGGCAGGCCGGGTTCGGCGGCGATCAGGACGATGTCGTCATCATGCCGATCAAGGCGGTGCAGCGCCGCTTCACCGGCAACCGCGACATCCGGCTGATGCTGGTCGGCGTCGACCAGCGCTACCAGACCGCCGGGGTACAGTCAGCGATCACCGACCTGCTGCGCGAGCGGCGCACGATCACCGACGGGCGCGAGGACAATTTCAACATCTTCGACACCAAGCAGATCAGCGATACGCTGACCGGCACCACCACCGCGCTGACGCGGATCGTCGCGGCAGTGGCGGCGATCAGCCTGGTGGTCGGCGGGATCGGGATCATGAACATCATGCTGGTCAGCGTCACCGAACGCACCCGCGAGATCGGCATCCGGCTTGCGATCGGCGCGGTGGCGAATGAGGTGCTGCTGCAATTCCTCGTCGAGGCGGTGGTGCTGTCGTGCCTCGGCGGGCTGATCGGGCTGGTCATCGCGCAAGCGGTGATCGCCGGACTGACGCCGCTGCTCGACGTGCCGTGGACGTTCGATCCGCAGATCAACATGATCGCGTTTGCGATTTCGGCGGTGATCGGGGTCGTCTTCGGCTATTTCCCGGCGCGCCGCGCCGCGGCGCTCAACCCGATCGACGCCCTCCGCCACGAGTAA
- the bioB gene encoding biotin synthase BioB: MATLTETTTRTDWTRDEIADLFDLPFDELMYRAQTVHRAHHAPSEVQLCTLLSIKTGGCPEDCGYCSQSVAAESGVKATKLMDVQAVLQRAAEAKDAGSQRFCMGAAWRNPKDRDMDAIIQMIAGVRGMGMETCMTLGMLTPEQAQRLGEAGLDYYNHNIDTSPERYGDVITTRTFGERLDTLENVRSAGINVCCGGIVGMGETRADRVGFVHALATLPRHPESVPVNALVPVKGTVLGDMLADTPLAKIDDIEFVRTVAVARITMPLSMVRLSAGRESMGEATQALCFMAGANSIFTGDKLLTAGNRGDSADAALFAKLGVRPMEAPEPMRVCEAAE; this comes from the coding sequence GTGGCAACGCTGACCGAGACGACGACCCGCACCGACTGGACGCGCGACGAGATCGCCGACCTGTTCGACCTGCCGTTCGACGAATTGATGTACCGCGCGCAGACCGTCCACCGCGCGCACCACGCGCCGTCGGAGGTGCAGCTCTGCACCTTGCTGTCGATCAAGACCGGCGGCTGCCCGGAGGATTGCGGCTATTGTTCGCAATCGGTCGCGGCGGAGAGCGGGGTCAAGGCGACCAAGCTGATGGACGTGCAGGCGGTGTTGCAGCGCGCCGCCGAGGCGAAGGACGCCGGCTCGCAGCGCTTCTGCATGGGCGCGGCGTGGCGCAACCCCAAGGACCGCGACATGGACGCGATCATCCAGATGATCGCGGGCGTGCGCGGCATGGGGATGGAAACCTGCATGACGCTGGGGATGCTGACGCCGGAACAGGCGCAGCGGCTCGGCGAAGCGGGGCTGGACTATTACAACCACAACATCGACACCTCGCCCGAGCGCTATGGCGACGTCATCACCACGCGGACGTTCGGCGAGCGGCTCGACACGCTCGAGAACGTCCGTTCAGCGGGGATCAACGTCTGCTGCGGCGGGATCGTCGGGATGGGCGAGACGCGCGCCGATCGCGTCGGCTTCGTCCATGCGCTGGCGACGCTGCCGCGCCACCCGGAGAGCGTGCCGGTCAATGCGTTGGTGCCGGTCAAGGGCACGGTGCTCGGCGACATGCTCGCCGACACGCCGCTCGCCAAGATCGACGATATCGAATTCGTCCGCACCGTCGCGGTCGCGCGGATCACGATGCCGCTCAGCATGGTGCGGCTGTCGGCCGGGCGCGAGAGCATGGGCGAGGCGACGCAGGCCTTGTGCTTCATGGCGGGCGCGAACTCGATCTTCACCGGCGACAAACTGCTGACCGCCGGCAACCGCGGCGACAGCGCCGACGCGGCGCTGTTCGCAAAACTCGGCGTGCGCCCGATGGAAGCGCCCGAGCCGATGCGGGTGTGCGAGGCGGCGGAGTGA
- a CDS encoding ABC transporter ATP-binding protein, whose product MASEATPLIALRNVTKVYGQGATQFQALKGVDLDIAAGDFVAVMGPSGSGKSTTMNILGCLDVPSAGTFLFRGHHVETLDRDERALLRRRYLGFVFQGFNLLSRTTALENVELPLLYRGDEKRARRATAMAALEKVGLDRWWDHTPAELSGGQQQRVAIARAIVTRPDVLLADEPTGNLDSERSVEIMELLTDLNRESGITVLMVTHEPDMAAFARTVVHFKDGLVERIETQHAQGEKVS is encoded by the coding sequence GTGGCCAGTGAGGCCACGCCCCTGATCGCGTTGCGTAACGTGACCAAGGTCTATGGTCAGGGCGCGACGCAGTTCCAGGCGCTCAAGGGCGTCGACCTCGACATCGCGGCGGGCGATTTCGTTGCGGTGATGGGGCCGTCGGGATCGGGCAAGTCGACGACGATGAACATCCTCGGCTGCCTCGACGTGCCCTCGGCGGGGACGTTCCTGTTCCGCGGCCATCACGTCGAGACGCTCGACCGCGACGAGCGCGCGTTGCTGCGGCGCCGCTACCTCGGCTTCGTCTTCCAGGGCTTCAACCTGCTCAGCCGCACCACCGCGCTCGAGAATGTCGAGCTGCCGCTCCTCTATCGCGGCGACGAGAAGCGCGCACGCCGCGCGACCGCGATGGCGGCGCTCGAGAAGGTCGGGCTCGATCGCTGGTGGGATCACACTCCCGCCGAGCTATCGGGCGGCCAGCAGCAGCGCGTCGCGATCGCGCGCGCGATCGTCACCCGCCCCGACGTGCTGCTCGCCGACGAGCCGACCGGCAACCTCGATTCGGAACGCTCGGTCGAGATCATGGAATTGCTGACCGACCTCAATCGCGAGAGCGGCATCACCGTGCTGATGGTCACCCACGAACCCGACATGGCCGCCTTCGCGCGCACCGTCGTCCACTTCAAGGACGGGCTGGTCGAGCGGATCGAGACCCAGCACGCGCAGGGGGAGAAGGTGTCGTGA
- a CDS encoding efflux RND transporter periplasmic adaptor subunit, giving the protein MADPNLDDFLGVKPQPAWRRWGKWLLVLAAVVLVGLLLSRCVFGDPDKVDYATTPVTRGRLTVSVSATGKLAPTNQVTVGSQLSGLVTKVVVDVNDRVTAGQPLALIDPEQIDDQINAAKATLAANEAQVAQARATLAESQAQLARLNEVYRLSKGRVPSKTELQTGQADAQRARAALNVAEANVTAARAQLSQQQTQRARAIIRSPVNGVVLARQVDPGQTVAASFNTPTLFVIAEDLTRMKLEVAIDEADVGEVQVGQKATFTVDAFPGKTFPAAITRVDLGSNLTVSNATSSSSSSTSSTSTSGQVVSYAADLTVANPTLQLRPGMTATADIVTADRQNVLLVPNAAFRFKPSASGGKREGITGTILAGPPRRNRAERSATLGRGATQTVYVKGVDGTPQPVQVTTGDTNGTLTEVTAGALQPGQQVITGQLAAGESAGGAGGAAKGGRSRGQ; this is encoded by the coding sequence ATGGCCGACCCCAATCTCGACGATTTCCTCGGTGTGAAGCCGCAGCCGGCGTGGCGGCGCTGGGGCAAGTGGCTGCTGGTGCTCGCCGCCGTCGTGCTGGTCGGGCTGCTGCTGTCGCGCTGCGTGTTCGGCGATCCCGACAAGGTCGATTATGCCACCACGCCGGTGACGCGCGGGCGGCTGACTGTCTCGGTATCGGCGACCGGCAAGCTGGCGCCCACCAATCAGGTCACGGTCGGCTCGCAGCTGTCGGGGCTCGTCACCAAGGTGGTGGTCGACGTCAACGACCGCGTCACCGCCGGGCAGCCGCTCGCGCTGATCGACCCCGAGCAGATCGATGACCAGATCAACGCCGCCAAGGCGACGCTCGCCGCCAACGAAGCACAGGTCGCGCAGGCACGCGCGACGCTCGCCGAATCGCAGGCGCAGCTCGCGCGACTCAACGAGGTCTATCGGCTGTCGAAGGGCCGCGTGCCCTCCAAGACCGAGCTTCAGACCGGGCAGGCCGATGCGCAGCGCGCCCGCGCCGCACTCAACGTCGCCGAGGCGAACGTCACCGCCGCGCGCGCGCAATTGTCGCAGCAGCAGACGCAGCGCGCGCGCGCGATCATCCGCTCGCCGGTCAATGGCGTGGTGCTCGCACGACAGGTCGATCCCGGCCAGACCGTTGCGGCGTCGTTCAACACCCCGACCTTGTTCGTCATCGCCGAAGACCTGACGCGCATGAAGCTGGAGGTGGCGATCGACGAGGCCGATGTCGGCGAGGTGCAGGTCGGGCAGAAGGCGACCTTCACCGTCGACGCCTTCCCCGGCAAGACCTTCCCCGCGGCGATCACCCGCGTCGATCTCGGCTCAAACCTGACCGTCAGCAACGCGACGTCCTCGTCGTCGAGCAGCACCAGCAGCACCAGCACCTCCGGGCAGGTGGTGTCCTATGCCGCCGACCTGACCGTCGCCAACCCGACGTTACAGCTGCGCCCCGGCATGACCGCGACTGCCGATATCGTCACCGCCGACCGACAGAACGTGCTGCTCGTCCCCAACGCCGCCTTCCGTTTCAAGCCGAGCGCGAGCGGGGGCAAGCGCGAGGGGATCACCGGCACGATCCTCGCTGGCCCGCCGCGCCGCAACCGTGCCGAGCGCAGTGCGACGCTCGGGCGCGGCGCGACGCAGACCGTCTACGTCAAGGGCGTGGACGGCACGCCGCAGCCGGTGCAGGTGACGACCGGCGACACCAACGGCACGCTGACCGAGGTGACCGCCGGCGCGCTCCAGCCGGGGCAGCAGGTCATCACCGGGCAGCTTGCGGCGGGCGAAAGCGCCGGCGGTGCGGGCGGCGCGGCGAAGGGCGGCCGGTCGCGTGGCCAGTGA
- a CDS encoding lysozyme inhibitor LprI family protein gives MAVAASLLSTPAAAQTQADMNAQAAASYTSADAAMNAQWPRTYAAMKRRDATARDGFGYAATTLASQRAWLAFRDKQCTIEGGEFAGGSLQPMARLQCLARLTKERTTQLKDLMWQR, from the coding sequence ATGGCAGTGGCAGCATCGCTGCTTTCCACCCCCGCCGCCGCGCAGACGCAGGCGGACATGAACGCGCAGGCCGCCGCCAGCTACACGAGCGCCGACGCCGCGATGAACGCGCAATGGCCGCGCACCTATGCCGCGATGAAGCGCCGCGACGCCACCGCGCGCGACGGCTTCGGCTATGCCGCGACGACGCTCGCCAGCCAGCGCGCGTGGCTGGCGTTCCGCGACAAACAGTGCACGATCGAAGGCGGCGAGTTCGCCGGCGGCTCGCTCCAGCCGATGGCGCGCTTGCAGTGTCTGGCGCGGCTCACCAAGGAGCGCACCACGCAATTGAAGGACCTGATGTGGCAACGCTGA
- a CDS encoding XdhC family protein codes for MADNDSVLAAAAAWKGEPLALATVVSTWGSAPRPRGSHMLVHADGRFEGSVSGGCVEGDILDTAAQVIAGAPFAVKTYGVADDSAWQAGLPCGGEISVMVQPVSADGFDPELFDRIAAARAAGESLTVTTDLSTGHADLRPQETGEVFVNRYDPPRRLLIVGAVQIAQSLAALATTLGIEVVVIDPRGRFLTEERFPGVTLDDRWPDEAVAAWKPGRATAVVTLSHDIKIDDPALLAALASDAAYVGALGSRRSHAARRERLAASGVDPDQLDRIDGPVGIDIGAIGPAEIALSIAAAMVGAFHDRR; via the coding sequence ATGGCCGACAATGACTCCGTCCTCGCCGCCGCTGCCGCCTGGAAGGGCGAGCCGCTGGCGCTCGCCACCGTCGTCTCGACATGGGGCTCGGCGCCGCGGCCGCGCGGGAGCCATATGCTCGTCCATGCCGATGGGCGGTTCGAGGGCTCGGTATCGGGCGGGTGCGTCGAGGGCGACATCCTCGACACCGCCGCGCAGGTGATCGCGGGCGCGCCGTTCGCGGTGAAGACATATGGCGTCGCCGACGATAGCGCATGGCAGGCCGGGCTGCCGTGCGGCGGCGAGATTTCGGTGATGGTCCAGCCGGTCAGCGCCGATGGCTTCGATCCCGAATTGTTCGATCGCATCGCCGCGGCGCGCGCGGCGGGCGAGTCGCTGACCGTCACCACCGACCTGTCCACCGGTCACGCCGACCTGCGCCCGCAGGAGACGGGGGAGGTGTTCGTCAACCGCTACGACCCGCCGCGCCGGCTGCTGATCGTCGGCGCGGTGCAAATCGCGCAAAGCCTCGCCGCGCTCGCGACGACGCTGGGGATCGAGGTGGTGGTGATCGATCCGCGCGGCCGGTTCCTGACCGAGGAGCGCTTTCCGGGTGTGACGCTCGACGATCGCTGGCCCGACGAGGCGGTGGCGGCGTGGAAGCCGGGGCGTGCGACCGCGGTCGTGACGCTGAGCCATGACATCAAGATCGACGATCCCGCACTGCTCGCCGCGCTGGCGAGCGACGCCGCTTACGTCGGCGCGCTGGGCAGCCGCCGCAGCCACGCCGCGCGGCGGGAGCGACTGGCGGCGTCGGGCGTTGACCCGGATCAACTCGACCGCATCGATGGCCCGGTGGGCATCGACATCGGCGCGATCGGCCCGGCGGAAATCGCATTGTCGATCGCCGCCGCCATGGTGGGAGCGTTTCATGATCGCCGTTGA